DNA sequence from the Nicotiana tomentosiformis chromosome 3, ASM39032v3, whole genome shotgun sequence genome:
cacaattcacgagcattctagaatttactacaagtaataatctgaaagaaatacaactgtctgaatgaaagaaacagtagaacagaaaagataggtggggacttcaaggtctgtgaacgccgacagatctaccttgagtctccggacagcggaccaatagcgaaatctcgatcaacccgaaccggtatcaaagtctgcataaaaagtgcagagtgcagcatcagtacaaccgaccccatgtactggtaagtgtcgagcctaacctcgacgaagtagtgacgaggctaggataatacacccacatataacataaacaatataatcatgctagtgcaacaacagtaaataaaaaaataatgcagaaataatgggaagggaacacaCAGtaggggaatacaatataaagtgtgagaataatgaaaagacagaattaaacagaaaatccctTAAACGAATTGCGCAATTAAAACAGCAatggaaaactgcacggcatcacccttcgtgcttttactctcaacctcaccaaataacaaataagactgcacggcatcacccttcgtgcttttactctcttcctcacaatataaataattcatgcacgacatcacccttcgtgctttacactcttcctcacaatataattaaattaagcacggcatcacccttcgtgctttacactcttcctcacaatttaattaaattatgcacggcatcacccttcgtgctttacactcttcctcacaatataattaaattatgcacggtatcaccctccgtgctttacactcttcctcacaattcacagaatcaataacaacggatagagagaagtttcacaaagagatcaatatttcatcaatgattactttcacaatttaacatctcaacctcgaatcaatattcacaattttatcaaccttggtggaaccgaATACAAGTCTctcaacatttcaacaacaataataagcatggataacaagatttaagactacaaatttgcaagaatagaatttcactcgcatgctacgactcgaccacaacgcatagatgctcgtcacctcaactatacatcgtattgaacaacaaaacacgtagtaAATACTCACACAAtgcctattccctcaagccaaagttagacacaatacttacttCGCtgcgaaggccacttaattctcattcacagcttttcctttggaattcacctccaaaccactcgtatctattcaaaaaggactcaataatatcaatattgctaaatgaatcaattatatttcataaattaaatttactaaatttttctccaaaaagtcaaaaaatcgaccccggacccgcttggtcaaaacccaaggttcagaccaaaatctttttacccattcacccccgagcccgaatatataattagttttgaaatccgacttcaaattgaggtctaaatccccaaatttccgaaatccctagtttctactctAACCCctaattccaccatgaaaactctagattttaagttgaaaattcaagaaatgtaatgggtaattgaaagaaaatggtttagaatcacttactaataatttggaaaaaaaaatgactcttgaaacaatcgcctctcaccgtttggtttttgaaaaaaatgaattttttggctaaaattatgttttggattctgttaagtgttgggcgacagtgttcatcgcgttcgctagagcactgtcgcgttcgcgaagtgtatgggctgccaagcctttgcgttcgcgagacagtgctagcgttcgcgtaggctacccttcactggtcttcgcgttcgcgagtcattgtTCGCGTTCGCGGTGAAGAAAAAGCTGTATGCCcttccccagtgcctaacactacgcgttcacgatgggcttgtcgcgttcgcgaaggttaaccccccccctccccatcgcttcacgttcgcgaccaagccttcgcgttcacaaaGAAGAAATTCTCAGCTGCCTAGTTTACTCTCCGCATTCGCGAGACCAGAACAcgtgctgcagcaaaataccagattttcaaagttcaAAATATTCCGTGACTTatccgaaactcaaccgagccctcggggctccaaaccaaacatgcacacaagtctaaaaatatcatactgacctactcgcgcgatcaaatcgccaaaataatacctaaaactccgaatttagcaccaaatcgaatgaaattctcaagaacactttaaaattactattttctcaaccgaatatccgaatcacgtcaaatcaactccgtttctcaccaaaattttcagacaggtcttaaatatcataattaacctgtaccgggttccgaaactaaaatacggacccgatactaacaatgcaaaatatcaatcaattcttaaaaataattaattttcaaccttttaattttcataaaaaaattattaactagaggtagggacctccgaattcgatttcaggcatacgcctaggtcccataattcgatacggatccaccgggaccgtcaaaatacgaattcggacccgtttaccaaaagtattgaccgaaatcaactaaaattaacttttagggcaaaaattcttattttcattagttttcaacataaaaactttccgaaaacctgcccggactgtacacgcaaatcgaggagggtaaaaatgagatttttaaaggcttaagagcgcaaattcgagttctaaaacataagatgaccttttgggtcatcacatatatatacaaaatatatacaaattttatacacttttcggCTATTGAATGTAAATAGTTTATGACGCGTGCTAAAAGTGAAAAAGTTCATATTCTGAAATTAAATTTGAAATTAAACACTCTcaagcagtggcggagccacattgaaCCCAGGGGTGCGCTGGAAAATTACACTATATTGTTAGataagtttttttattttatgtatatttattatACGTTGACTCTCCTTGATTTTTCGatatatctaattatttatattttgacaccctttgataaaaattctggctccgccactgctcTCAAGGTACGTTATCATATAGTAACATGTTCCTTTCCTCTTCTCCCGCAAAGGGGCAAACTCCCCTCCACCCTATCccaggaaaaaagaagaaaacaacaGAAAAGGAGTATAGATTTACCAAGATTAAAGCTTGTATAATATCAACATAGAAGAAAAAGGTTACCTGTACAACAGTATACTAATTAATTAGCTTGACTTATGcagttatgtaattaatttgaaaatttgTGTTATCAACTTTTATGTCATGAGCCAGCAACTGTGCACTCACCGCCCGAGTTGCTAATGTCAAGATTAAGGGTGTTTTTAttatgaagaaaaataaaaaatatttttcaattttttcatgtttgattgATTTAAATatataggaaaatatttttcttattaactCATTTTCAATATTTTCCCAATCAAAAGGAAGTAAAACATTTTTCAAAACTCTATTTCAACTTTTTCCACCATATTTCCCATGCCACCAACCCCCAGCAGCTCACCCCCCAAACTACCCAACCCCCAGCCCCTCCCCCAACCACACCCCACCCACCATAATAGAACTACTTATTAagaataaaatactttttttttatttcaataaaatgaatatattttttTCATGATTTAGTAAAagtatttattttctttcatttcaacaaaacgagtGCTTTTTTTTTATGAtctagaaaaaaatattttctttcatttcaacaaaacgagtactttctttaataatgtaaaaaaaatattttcttttatttcaacaaactaagtaccctacggtgtgggataatactgagtATGTTATTATTGTATTTCAgcaaactaagtattttcttttcttgaaatagaaaaagtatttttttttttcaaaaaatgagtagtttcttttcatgattttgaaaaaatattttctttcatttcaacaaaataaatactttctttttatgatatagaaaaaataatttttttcatttcaacaaaacgagtattttcttttcatgatgtagaaaaagtagtttctttcatttcaacaaactaagtattttctgTTCCTGAATtagcaaaagtattttttttttccaacaaagCAAGTACTTTccttttatgatgtagaaaacgaattttctttcatttcaacaaaaagagtactttcttttcatgatgtagaaaaatattttctttcatttcaacaaactaagtTTTTTCTTTcctgatgtagaaaaaatatttttttttattttaacaaagcgagtactttcttttcatgatgtagaaaaaatattttctcattTCAATAAACTGAGTatattcttttcatgatatagaaaagtattttctttcattcaacaaaatgagtaatttcttttcatgttgtagaaatgatactttctttttcaacaaaataaagtattttctttttagttatcgaGCTCAAATTTTAACGTTATTGTTGTGtgaattttgaaaagaataattaaattcttgaagaaaatagagtatGGGGGAGGGGTGGGGGGGGGGAAGGAGTACATGATACATGGGATTTTGGGAAAGATGGGTTGAGAAGTTTagcattaaaaattatttttctagaaatattttatactctctaaccaaatgctaaaaaatatttttcgaaaaaagttttccactcaccaaccaaataaaagaaaataattgaTAAAACACTCATTTTTCAGAAAAACATTTTCTAGGAAAACATACTAAACACACCCTAacaaaagcaaaggaaaaaaagGTTTACATATACACCACGTGAACAAAGAATACCAATTAACCTTGAAAAGGATTATTCAGTAACAATTTCTTAGAAATTATTATTGTGAGAACTTTAGATCGTTGATTGCTTTAACCAATTTGTTTCACAATGTTGAATTAAGCCACCCTTATCCAGTTATAGATGTGCATCTGGAAATTCAAACACCGACACGTATATGTTAAACAATTTGTTTTACAAAAAAAGATATATTAAAGATTTGCATGTGAAGGAGTTGAGATAAATCTGAGCGAATCAAAATATGTTGAATCAAAATGGAATGGATCGTAGCCCGTACTAAATTTTGCGGCAAGATGGTTCAGTCAATTTATGTTAAGACAATGGGCCATAACCCAAAGGCCAATTTCAAAATAAAAGAGCTTTATTTATTTGTTATGACTATGCATGTCTAAGACACCAACCAAACCTAAAAAATCacattttaaaattttgataaaatttttAATGGGTGAATTGTGGTTACACAGTATGCTCCAATTAATGGGCTTCTTACACAAATATATACTGTCAAAATTGCACTCAGTTTATTTCCTTTAAGGCTATAACACTGCAGCCCAAAAGATTTTGCAGGTGGCATCTGAACAGACCAAATAAAAAGCACTTTTTATGTGCAATTGAATAGATGAAAGAAATCTATCTATTAAAATAAAAACTTGAAAACTTTGAAAGAAGAGCGCTGACACTTAAGTAAAAGTTTCTATTGCTGAAAACGTAGTTTAAAGCTTCTCATTAATGTCCAAATTATACTGCAGTAAACACTATTATGGTGCTAATAATCAATTAGATGTGCAATTGGTCTACAGTTGGGTATTCAATATGTGATAATTGGAATTAAGAACCAATGATGTATTACAGAAATAATTTGTATTATAAAAGGGTATTCTCGTCCGTTTATAGATAGATAACTAGCAAAAGGAGTTGCGATTTCACAAAAATCCATATTGGTAAACACGGAGCGGTCCCTCCTAATATTGAAATGTTGATTATCTCTTCTTGAAGGGAAGTGTTAAATCACGAAAGTAATGGTTCCATATAACTTTTTGCAATTTGAAATAAGAAAAATGATGCTTTATAGAATTATTGTACTTTATTTTCGTATCATTCAtgcataaaaataaatatctttgaaaattttgacGTTAATATAAAAAACCATATAAACAAAAAAGATATTATAAAATGTAACTACTAAAATATGAGGTATAAGACATCTTATCGCAAAACAATAATTCCTCCTTAGAAGATAGGACATTCAAGCGACTAAAAACGAACTTAATCCAAGAATGAAATACTACTAGTAATCAATAACATTGCTAAAAGCTATATAGTTTAAAACTATAAATAATTTAACGTGCAGTAGTTCATTTGGATTCAGGTAATGCACCAAGCCAAGCAGGAGGGTGCATCCCAGTTTGGTCTTGCACAGTTTGAAGCAGAGGAGGCAACATTCGGTACACACCAGCTACATCCTTCAATCCGCCTCCTTCTCCGTTGCTTTCGCCGCCATTAGCACCTGACCAAATGCTAATCTTTGGTTGCAAACCGTTTACTGCTTGAGCATTGGTCTTAGCAATTTCCTGGAAAATTCCATTGTTGATCATCAAATAGTCTCTGAGTGAAGAGTAATTCTTCACTTCCTTAAGAAGGGAGCCTAAGTAAAATGCTTGTGCTTCCCCAATTGCTGCTACTCCTTCGGCTTCCTTTTGCTTTGCAAAGAGCTCACTGTTTGCAACCTGTTGGCGACTATACAGTTCAGCATCTGCGATTGCTTTCTGTGCTTCTGCTTTCTTATGGTTCTCGAATAGTGCCGCTTCTGCTTCTTTCTGCCGCCTGTATAATTCTGAGTTCGCCTCTTGTACCTGTTTATATTAAGAGGTAAACCGGATATTAGATTTAAAGGTTATTCATTTATTCCTATATACACGTTCATATACTATTTTCCTATGATTAAATGTTAAATTAACAATGTATATTCGTTAACTATAATTTAGTGATAACTATGTTTATGAATAAATATGTGAGGTATTTATTGGTTTTGTATAAATATCTCATGTGGGTAAGTACCAATATTTTCATGATTCAATTTTGAGTCTCAATTAGAAAATTGACTCGTTAATTTTAGATTATCAGAAAGTACTACCTTGATATAATTTAAACAACATATAAAATATGTTTTAGCCAAAGAAAGACAGTATATTTGATAACAAAGAAGCATAACAAGTCTCTGTTTAAAAAGGGTGGTAAATGTTGAGGGTGTCTGACCTCCTCAAACTATCAGGCAGATTTATTAAAATTAGAAGCAAAAACTCTCTTTCAATTTCAGCTGCCAAAACAATTACCCTGCAGTACTTACTAGATGCATAAGGTACAATAATTACTGTAACAGACTGACAGGCATGCTTGGCAAAATAAAGAGGCTACAATAAAATCTGAAAGGGAGTTTCTTCTGCCTTAGGATTATGTACATAAGGTACAGTTATAGTATTGTTTGACAATACAATAGCATATATAAGTGGAGCTAAGATTTTTATTAAAGAGTATCAaaatttaaagaaataaataCACGAAGAAATCAAGAGGATTAAATACACAATACATATACATAAAAACATAATTTTTGCTATCTAAACAATGTACTTTTTCAACGAAAGGTTATTAGTTGACACCCCTGGAAGCTAGGACTGTCACATGCATGATGGGCAAATTAATCAAAGGGAACTACAAATATAACCTCACAATCAAAAGCATAATGAATTAAGAAGAGTACGTGAATATGCATTCAGCACTAATAGCCTTGGTAATTAGCATAACAAAATGTAagtaagaagaaaagaaaaaagtacCTTAATGTCGTATTCAACATTAGCCTTGCTAAGAAGCTCAGCCTTGAGTTTTGCAGTCTGAGCAAGAGCTTTCTTCTTCTCCACTTCCATTTGTAGCTCAGCTTCTCTTATTGCCACAGCCTTTTCTGCTTCCACCTCAGCCAATCTTGCAGTCTGAGACCACCCTGCTTTCTTCTTTGCTAACTCTGCACTTGCCTCAACAACCTCTGCTTCTCTTTGATTCTTAAAAATCTCTACTTCAGTCCTTACTCTAACTTCTTCCTTTTTACCTTCTCCTTGCCTTTTTGTTGATATGATCATTGTCTCTGCATCTATCTTAGCTGCATTCTGCTTTGTCTCTCCATCTCTTTGCTTTGAACCTATCTCTCCTTTCATCCTTGCCTCGGCTACATCAATCTATCAAGAAGAGAAAGCAAAAGCAAGAATAAATTAGAAGTATTTAACAAAGAATATTGACATGCATGCTGATACACTGAGGGGTCGTTGAGTTTATGTACTAGTTATACATGAATTATAACAAAGAGATTGTTTACCCAACGAATAGTGAGGTGAAGTTTGTCATATAGTGAATAATAACGTTACATGAGCCCCCCATGAACCCTTAGCctggattttgtgaattttgggTAGTACAACTTTTGATAGTTTCGTATGCCAAATTCAATTTGTAAACTTCTGCACATCAATGATCAGTGGAAACtccttttaataaataaaataatactaaTGTAGTGACTGTTATGCAAAAATTACTTACTTTGATGACTTGTGTTTGTCTTTAATTACTTTTATATACGTATTAGCAATGTATGTAATATTCTTATTCCACCATTCAAtctttcacatcatatataaaagaaacaaaagcaaaaataaaTTAGGAGTAATAAAGATTGACATGCATGTAGATAAATCAATGGATTGAAATAATATACATAGACAATATAGAATTTTTTATACAATCGCCTACATATTTTAAGTAGTTATAGCAggttacttattttattttttgattacCGAATTAGATTTATTACTAGATTTACTCAATCAGTGCATAATTAAGAAGAAAATAGTGTTACCTTGGCTTGGTTGGCGGCTTCCATCTGAGTCTTTTGGCCAAGGTAAGAGAAGTACTCATGGCCAGGAACATCTACAAGTTGTTTAACATTAGCATTATAGATATAAAGTCCAAATTGATTAAGTTCAAGTTGGACTTTCTCAAAAACTTCTTTCTTAAACTCTTTtgttcccttgaaaatctgttcCATAGTCATAGAAGCAGCAAGAACCCGAGTTTCCCCCTCGATAATTCCCTTGACGAGTTCCTTAACGTgatttgaattcttgtcatgatTGGACACAAGCTGTGCGTACTTGATCAAGCTCTCGTTGTCTTCGTCGAGTTTAGGGCCAATTGTGAAAACAGCAGGAAGAACAAAAGGGAGTTTTTCGGCGCTCATAGCTTGTACCTCGAACGAGTAGTTGACAGGAGATATGTCAAGCCTAGTGCATTTTTGAAGGGGCCATAAAAAGTGTTTTTTCTTGAGTCTTATTTCACTTATGCCACTTCCGGTGATGGCAAGCATCTCCGATGGGCCAGCGACAATATAATGTGGAATCCCCATATTCAATTTGAGAGAAGAAACTTTGGATGATAGATTACAAGGGTGAGTATTGATGAGGATGCAAATAATATATAGGAGTAGTTATTACTGACCTAACCAAAATCAAATTATATAGAGGAGTCCTAAATCTTGCAATGGGAAATAACGTAGGAAGGTGCTAGTAGTGGAGCAGTCCTAGTGAAGCACTGATTATACAAGGGCAGAGGCAGTTATGTAACGTACGAAAAAAGTGGACAAGATCAAGCCACTTCGTTAGAGTTATAAGGTGAATAGGTCTGTCGTTTCATTGGAAATTTCATGATGTTCCTTTATTAGACGGCCGTGTCCCGTGGCTCTATAGTGCGGGCGCAATCCGAGTCCCACTCTATTTTGGAGTATATGATTTATAGGTTTCTTGAGACttgacaatttgtgaaacaaaagGAGTCCGAAATTATATGACTTGATTCGGACCTTAATTATCATTAAGTATCGCTTCGCTTTGATAGTGTAGTGACTTTGGTAAAAACTTAATAACACTCGGAGGGTGTTTGGATTGACTTTTAAGCTGGTCAAATCAGCTTTTAAGctatttttaacttttttcagTGTTTGGCATAGTCAAAAAGTACTTAaaataaattatcataatttattttaagctaaaaaataaaatacaataagttAGGTAACCCcaacttattatttttttggcttaaaagttatttatgctaaaaatctaatttttaaagcaaatccaaacgggctcttagtggTTACCTTATATGtcttcacataaacaattatcatgattaattaatatatattattttcttaaCTTATTATTTAACCATAATAAATTAGTATGATTTGTTCAAAACAACAAATGAAAGAATATTTTAGTATAGTGACATTCACCAACATCCGTGAACGGTCAACCTTTTTTCCCCAAGTGAAATAATATTATTTGAGTTAGCTGATTGATTACACCCATGTACAAAAACTACTTCTCTAATGGATTCTCAAATTACGTAAATGATCCAACTGAACACGTTGAAACAGCTTCATGCGCACCACCCAAGGGGTGTGGTGGGTTAAATATCTCCCTCCACCCTTAGAgtccgtttggattagctgattgtaaATAACTGATAAGTTTGTAGTgctgaatttttttttaagtgctgaaactgatttttaaaataagcatttacgtgtttggatagaagtgctgaaactgataataagcagttgatgtgtttgattaaaaagtgctgataagctattcttttattaaaatgactaaaatacccttgaatttttttcaaaagattataaattaaaaatttctttgtaaagaaaagaattaataacGAATATGGAATAAAGAGAAAGTCaagaaatttattttgggaaaagtattttgtgaattagaaaatattattaagaataaactagtaaaagtgttggtcaaactaaaagtgcttataagctaaaaagccttaagttgggggtgaccagcttatgacttatggctgattttagcttataagcagttggcttataagcactttgtGTGTTTACCAAACGCGTAAATAATCCAAAAGATGCTTATAAGTCAGTTTGACcaacttataagcttagccaaacaccctcttagCCAATATCTTATGTTCAAGCTTAGCAGGGGGATGCACATGGAATGAAGTGGTGTCATGCGACATTGTTCGGTCGAAAATTTTACGAAATATATGTTGAGTAATATTTTacgaaaataataagataaagaaaaATTATACCACTGACATATATTGTTGCTTGGCATGTTAGTTAAGTTACTAATTTTGAGCCTTTCTAATTTTGTTAAACATATTGGATTTTTTTACCTGGAACAAAGCTACAATTTGCAAGCTACTATGGGTAGTgggtaaaaagaaagaaaaactttgGATCCATAGCATTTACATAAAAGACAGGGAGCTAAACAGCATGCGAAC
Encoded proteins:
- the LOC104105292 gene encoding flotillin-like protein 3; translation: MGIPHYIVAGPSEMLAITGSGISEIRLKKKHFLWPLQKCTRLDISPVNYSFEVQAMSAEKLPFVLPAVFTIGPKLDEDNESLIKYAQLVSNHDKNSNHVKELVKGIIEGETRVLAASMTMEQIFKGTKEFKKEVFEKVQLELNQFGLYIYNANVKQLVDVPGHEYFSYLGQKTQMEAANQAKIDVAEARMKGEIGSKQRDGETKQNAAKIDAETMIISTKRQGEGKKEEVRVRTEVEIFKNQREAEVVEASAELAKKKAGWSQTARLAEVEAEKAVAIREAELQMEVEKKKALAQTAKLKAELLSKANVEYDIKVQEANSELYRRQKEAEAALFENHKKAEAQKAIADAELYSRQQVANSELFAKQKEAEGVAAIGEAQAFYLGSLLKEVKNYSSLRDYLMINNGIFQEIAKTNAQAVNGLQPKISIWSGANGGESNGEGGGLKDVAGVYRMLPPLLQTVQDQTGMHPPAWLGALPESK